From Salarias fasciatus chromosome 8, fSalaFa1.1, whole genome shotgun sequence:
ACGACCTCAAGCCCggtagccccgcccacctctgGGACGCCTCCGCGTCGATATTGATGACAGCTCTGCTTAACTCCGGATGTGCTCCGTCCTCAGGAAACATCCTGCTGGTTAACGGCACCGCCTGCGGGGAGATAAAGATCACCGACTTCGGCCTGTCCAAGATTATGGACGACGACAGCTACAGCTCCGCAGACGGCATGGAGCTGACCTCGCAGGGAGCCGGGACCTACTGGtgcgacaaacacacacacacacacacacacgcacggttcACAGCCGGCAGTAACCAACATGACAAGCTGACTGTAACAACCTcgattgttgtgttttctttcatcttaaaAGTCTGACAGGCTCTCATGCTCTCTCTTTTCTCAGGTACCTCCCGCCCGAGTGCTTCGTCGTGGGCAAAGAACCGCCCAAAATATCCAACAAGGTGGACGTCTGGTCCGTCGGGGTCATCTTCTATCAGAGCTTATACGGACGCAAGGTAACGGCGCACCCGCAATCACAAAACAGACCgtcagaatgaaatgaaacggACCATTAACTGCACCAAACGTTGTGTTCTTGAAGCCGTTCGGTCACAATCAGTCCCAGCAGGACATCCTACAGGAGAACACCATCCTGAAAGCTACTGAAGTGCAGTTTCCCCCCAAACCTGTGGTCACCACAGAAGCAAAGGTGCCGTATTTTGCGCCGAACTCGCCACGCAGGAAACAGGTTTCCTCAGTTCGTGTTTCTCGTCCTCCGCAGGCCTTCATTCGACGTTGCCTGGCTTACCACAAGGAGGACCGAGTGGACGTGCAGCAGCTGGCCAGCGACCCCTTCCTCATGCCCCACATCCGGAAAGCCCTGGGCGGCGCCACgccgctggccccgcccctcccctccacctccagctgcttcaacaGCAGTGCCTCCAACTGAAGCAAGCCGAAAGACGCGGAACCGAAGCCACGTGGAGAGTCTTCTGCACGCTTGACGAAGCTCCGATCCCGTCGCTCTCACGGTTTTTCTGAAAGCAGAGAGCATGATGGGAAGGAGGGAGCTCATCAAGCGTGAACGGAACCAAAACGCTGGACgacgcggcgccgccgccgccgtcgtcgtCCAGGTAGAGGAAAGGAAGGGCCGGCCGCCGGCCGTGGGCTCATAGAACCCAAAGATTCGCCCGTATGCATGCACTAACACCGACTCCGGCTCATTTCAAGGAGCTTTTTTATTTGAGAAATATTAAAGAGCACCTGAAAAATTGCACAACTGACCGGCGGAGAATCCCGCCGCGTGTGGAAGATCACTTGCCTATACTCTGGAAACGTTAAGAAGAGGAATCAATGAACTTCATTCCATTATGCTTGAAACACATCATCTATCAGActatagttttgtttttgttgttttttttttaatttccagaAGTAGATTGGTTGAACCTGGAACTTTAAGGACGCGCTCCCGTGAAAGGCGAGGAGCGACCGATGACCAAAGTTCACGGCGCCATGCGAGGTTCtaaagagacacagaggagagctGATTCTGGAAAGACTGACCGGCGTCGGCCGATTTGAAATACTTTACTTGATAACTGGAAGTCAGCGTATTATTTTAATTGTTAAGTCCATATTTTTCCATGAGATTTACCCCCTCTAATGGTTGTGCTAACCTGGAAAGGGGGGGTGTGGGGTTTGGGGggttgactgactgactgagtgttGTGATGCGAGGTAAGATTCAACTGAAATGATTaatgaaaccattaaaaaaaagatttgggtAACTGTGACGTGTCTTCATTGAaattatcactttttttttttttttagaaacagtTTCATTCATGAAATTCCAACAACACAAAGCTACTTCCACTGTAATCAATGCAATCGACATTAGGAACTGCAGGTGCTGCAGAGGGCGAACACAACGgagatgaataaatgaactcaaacacttttttaataccagCATTTAGTGttcatggaaacaaacaactgaactgCAGGAGGTCTGACCCATTTGTGACGGAGATCTTTAAAGCAAATCTGAAGACAACACCATTTCTGAATCAGTGAAACCGACAACAAAATCATACTACATGACACTTATCTTGGACAAAACACTAAATGACCCCTTTGTAACCAGTTAAAAGCGGTTCTGTACTGTAAAGTCTTGCAAAAGTGATGTTgacatatttatttttcctttggtTACATGTCCAAACAGTCACAATAGATCTATTCATCAGAAATGTGGGTGACGGAGTCGGAGCGGGTTCATCTGTTGTAGAACTGCGAGGTGACCCAAGCCAGGCCCCACTTCAGGTTCGTCAGCATGAACTTGAGCGCCTTGGTCCACTGCTCCTCGGAGTTGAACTGGGTTTTGATGGAGTAGGAGCCTCCGCTGCCTCCCGTGTCTTCAATCTTCCCCTTTTCCACGTCCATCCTGAGACACGGGCAGGAAAAACTCCTCAGTTAGAAGGGTACACCATTAAAGTGGCTTGAGAAATCACTGTAAATTGTGATCTTTCAtgacattaaacattaaaatctaAACTACAGCGGAAGTCGGACCTGTACGGGAGGCAGAAGCCGGTGTCTCCTTTCTCCACCTCTTCTTTGAACTGCTGCACGCAGTCTAGGAAGGCCACCATGGCGTGGTCGAATTTATTATCCCAGAAGAACCTCAGACCGCCAGAGCAGTACAGAGGAAGTTCCTGGACACACACGAGACGGAAAGGGAGGTGAACTGACGGATTTCTCTTCTTTAATCGCAGTGGGAGAATTTCGGAAATTAGAGCTCCGGCGTGTGTTACCTTTGATTTGTCTGTCAGGGACTCTAGGTATGAGTGGTTTCCATACGGGACCAGACGATATCTGCAGAGGCAAGACGAGGTCTGGGTGACTCGCAGCTTCACAAAAAGTACAACGTGTTTGTGATAAAGCCATAGAGATTCATTACAGCTGAACAACTgagggaaacagcaggaagatTAAGATCTTACGCTGAGACACAATAACAGCGACTCATTCGACCgtgacaaaaccaaaacaagctgGGAAACGATTTAACAGATTCCTGCTCctgtgaggatgtgtgtgtgtgtgtgtgtgtgtgtaagagaacAGATGTTTAAAGTCTCTTCAGAGATGttgatttaaataaaagctgaagtATCGATGAACGAGATTAACGGTCACAGCTGAGTGCAGGTgaattaaagtgtgtgtgtgtgtgtgtgtgtgtgccagcacCTCTGGAAGCGGAGGCCCATTTTGTTGGCCAgagcgtgcagcagcagcaccgtctGCCCCCAGGCCGCGTTGATCTCGTTCCACTCCACGGGCACGCTGGGCAGCCGACCCAGACGGAAGTTGTTTATGGTCCCAAACTGGCCGCTGTGCCTGCCACAATCACAAAAACCCCTGAGAACTGCGGTCGATAGCGTCGATCTGCTTCTGTCTCGAAGCCTACGTTGAATATTTGCAAAGTCACGGTCGATTTGTGGAAGGAAAAACATATGTGTGGGCGTTTTGCGCACCAGATGTGGAACGTAGCGTTGAAGACGTTGGTCTTCTTCAGGCGGTCCAGCTGAATCTGGCAGTAGCACATCTGGTTGTCGACGCTCTTCAGCTCGtcgtccagctccagctgctgccgctTGAACTCGCTGTACTCCTTCTGGTACCTTCGAGAGGAGACACAGAGGAGCCGTCAGGCTGTGTATTTTGTTGCATCGTCTCCACGTCGCGGCCCGGGCGCTCACTGCAGCTCCTCGGTGTCCAGCTGCTGGGAGTGGGTCCGGCTCTGCGCCAGGTCCTGGGCGACGGCggcccgctgctcctccaccgcctccagctccttcaccagggccttctcctcctcgttcAGCTGCTGCAACTCTGCCAGCAgagtctcctcttcctccacctgtaagtgtgacagcagctccagacacTGCCTGAAGAGACATCAGCGCACGTTTGAAATCCGTCCTACCAGCCCCTGCAGGAACGAGTACAATAAACTTTCTGATTCGGCTCACTTGTAGTTTTGACATTCGTTCTCAGTGATGTTGAGCTGCGTGTCCAGGTGGTCTAACAGAGTGTCCGTGCACTCCTCACACAGCGGGTGGTCCACATCTGTCTGGCCGGACATGATGTCAAACAGGTCACTGGTCACCTGGATGACACAGCAGCACACGTTAAAAACGGACACTTTCATTTGTCCTAAAGGCAACAaattgtcacacacacacacatgtgaacacacacactcaattatcgaatgaaaaaaaaactcaaaatgtaAATGGAAAGTGACAAAACTGCAGAGTTCTACCTTCAGTCTGCGGCTCAGATTTTCCATGGTGCCGCCGTCAGATGCTTCTCCAATCAGAGTGAAGCTGTTGGCGCTTTCTGTTGACATCATTCTGCCAAAAGACACAACACGAGTTCAACACGCCTGCTTCAAGTAAACGGATGATGAATCAATGGGGCTGATGGTGGATGAGTGGATCATTATCAGATAGAACCTAATTCCTTAAGTGGGTGAGGAGAACACAGAAGGGACATAAAACACTTTTTATCCAGAAAAAAAGGCCACATTGAGAAAACATCACTGAATTATGAGCAGTTCCTCCAACTGAAGACTCACCGTGCAGGAGGGATGTATTTTCTTGACACTCCATCTTGCTTGTTTTCCACAAAAGTctcctggaagaaaaaaaaatataaatctgaGAATGAAAAGGATCTGCTAACTAAACATCGTACCACTGAATGACAAAAATAACTTGTATTGGTCTTGTAAGCGTTTTCCTGATTACCCTAAACTTTGTATTTTCCTCTTATGTTGTCTATTTTAAAATTTACTTTTAATAATGAGTATCATGAAACATCATATAACGTGAAGACGCAGGGGTAAAGTTGTCATAGGACTAATACACACAATGCTACTGTTTCCCATTTCCACCCACGGGGCCAGAGTGGACATTGCAGAGGAGTATAAATATCTGGGGTATATAAAGACAATAAACTGGTGTTTTATGAGTCTGTGGTGGTGAGCACCATCCTCCATGCTGGTGGTCTCAGAGAGGAGGATACGGTTCAAACTGAAGTCCATCCTGACCAATGTCTCACACCCACGATGTTCTGGTCAGCAGCAGGCTCAGGCTACCACAGAAGATCTTTCCTTCCTCTGGCCTTCATAACTCCATAACTCTATGCaagaagtgtttgttttgttctctatAATGCAATTCTTTCTAAGCTTATAGTCACCAATTAAGCATTGCATATATATTGAGAATATTATTTCATGTTCAATCTATCTTATTGATGCTTTAACTTGTGTTCTATTCTTTGTGGAGTAACTCTACaataatttccctctgggattgtaagagtatttctattctattcagtAATTTTCTGCCACTTCAACAACATCACATTATAATCTAGATCCCCAGCATTGAAGGAGCTGAAATCAATAGAATAAGATGGGAATGTGGGGTGAAATGTGTGGGAATCAGTGTGTATTATACTGGATGAGCAGTGTTTTACCTCTGGAGCAGCCTCGCCTTCGCTGCTCTCCGCCTGTTTGCTCGGTGTCACCGTGACCAGCGGGGCTGCGGAGGAGATAGATCACACGGAGCTTCAGAGGGCAGAGCCATCACAGTGACACTACGCGAAACGGAGAGCAGATCGATCGCAGTGATGCGCCGCGCGTTACGTACCGATCAGCTCGTGGATGGTGACCCGATCGAGCACGTTGAAGGATGTGTCCAGTTTGAGCGGCTGGCAGCAGCGCTGACACACGAAGCTGACCTGCATGGTTGTGCTCGACGACTTGGAGCCCTCCATCGCTAACGACAAAACATTTGTAGATTTAGTAGATGTAAAGCAGCATGGCGTTTggtaataaaacaaacaaacagaagactAGCATCCGCCATGTACCTCTTGTTAGCCCCGTTGGCTAAACTAGCTCCGTGTAGCTTCGCAGCTACGTCGCGCAAAGCTCACAAACACGGCATGCAAGCATTAAATAGACTCACTCTCGCGTTTGTGAAGATAAAACTACTGCATCGTTATCTCATATATCACAATTCAGTCTTGGTTTGTTTTGGGTGACTGTCTCATTTTGCACCTCgatacttcctgtttcacttccGTATTGTTGTTTATGACGGCAGTGACGTAGggacagaagagtgaaagtCACGTGGAGAGGTCAGCGACAGCGTCAAGATGTAGATTCACCTAACCTCAAACTCATGTActaatatacaaaataaaaatgttcaataaagaTCTATTTCACAGTGGAATCGCAAACTTATACAAAAACAACTCTACAAAGTAGAAGAGCAGTTCTGAAAAGAAATTTGTAATACCATACTTGTAGTTCTGTCCTCCAACCGGAGGGGCGCTGTAACCACTGCCTGCCACATAACCTAGTGACgtaatgcagaagaagacaATAGTTGCGGGAAAACTGAAGCCAGTGACGCCCATGTTGAAACCACAAAGCTTAAAGAAGGCACGGTAAATATATACAATATTCATCCGCTTCAAGCCAAACCTGTGCGGCGATGCACTCTTATTTGTCTGCTTTTGTCTTTTGATATCTTTCCTTCCGCTGTCGCTTTCTCGAATGCCATGAAAACCCACGTTTTCCCCGTTAACTATCCAAAACAAAACccgaacagatttttttttattggattaACTTATTCTGCTTTGTTATCCGTGTTTTCTAGTGTTAAATTACGATTCCAGGTGTTGGAGCCGACAAACAATGGTCtta
This genomic window contains:
- the becn1 gene encoding beclin-1, whose amino-acid sequence is MEGSKSSSTTMQVSFVCQRCCQPLKLDTSFNVLDRVTIHELIAPLVTVTPSKQAESSEGEAAPEETFVENKQDGVSRKYIPPARMMSTESANSFTLIGEASDGGTMENLSRRLKVTSDLFDIMSGQTDVDHPLCEECTDTLLDHLDTQLNITENECQNYKQCLELLSHLQVEEEETLLAELQQLNEEEKALVKELEAVEEQRAAVAQDLAQSRTHSQQLDTEELQYQKEYSEFKRQQLELDDELKSVDNQMCYCQIQLDRLKKTNVFNATFHIWHSGQFGTINNFRLGRLPSVPVEWNEINAAWGQTVLLLHALANKMGLRFQRYRLVPYGNHSYLESLTDKSKELPLYCSGGLRFFWDNKFDHAMVAFLDCVQQFKEEVEKGDTGFCLPYRMDVEKGKIEDTGGSGGSYSIKTQFNSEEQWTKALKFMLTNLKWGLAWVTSQFYNR